Proteins from one Aquila chrysaetos chrysaetos chromosome 5, bAquChr1.4, whole genome shotgun sequence genomic window:
- the ALPK3 gene encoding alpha-protein kinase 3 isoform X2 — protein MPAVTDRAGSSGGGGGGRGSRSPAAAMGSPRRALAGLPGRGTDGVEGAEEAESAAWASRPDRRSYLLGIRPQNRSTFCAIISQLTEETQPLFETTIKSRSVSEDSDAKFTCIVTGYPKPEVTWYKDDKEMDRYCGLPKYEIFRHGNRHTLQLYKCREEDAGIYQASARNNKGIVSCSGVLEVGTMTEFKIHQKWFEKIKRKAEEKLREIEQGKKRGKENVEVEKLQGMSPDRLQRKRRLARDLNLRSGASPWEKEDAAKVHVADSLSRLHEDIAEPKEQPVNAMTGFPNKLIAPLKAEVTTNGDASLESVEENGSGFLAYIYETVEDLATKPMVKDSAAKKKKKVEAPPPAKQEVSKREESGRDRANPSPNPRFAPPVPLRKNARLRVANDQEVENSPKIKEPGNAVNQDTKINGDVRFSLKEMYFDKQVKPTAGKKEAGAKEEAASEAALQPVAVSRQTDDALLSSEVSEAGPVQSKGQRGQHQAQKLEGNKAISPEVVATVGQSASDVKHSVSSPTIETSQQANKLKELRKETPVCQETRGAGKRTNPRLRPQEPPKPPAPSPDHVQSSKEHPPSRKQAEGHSRAIEGRDTQQGRLNQEGKSQGEEEPLLKKSSPPEPRENAPLEQMTHQAAVKDGKSKEAGAELSRSHRGAEAGGSGAAEPSPGPAHREAGRTPLGHQETETSAPASVQLAKEEPLPAPAAGTSVAQEARLAAHDAPGMEATAGEALSGAQLLPPASGETEIKKAGGSTPQEKFSASTLGEESAKPVPVGPQGKQGGGQTATAAPPQEPAAPSGTFEGGAEVQPQVPLVLPSPERPQEMSLEEKMQHKNLVSSLKNYLLLLLKMSDSSKDAAKEDTDPRDKDEPDAEELMLPEIGIAGLSPRTSRRVLEKVQNNQLFQTAENLPLTPRTSRRITGMINEEFVTSKEMLACRPVPPKRRTRVAPEAEGPPQLSVPSIVVGSMPAAGVGQPPNNISDLPPVSPETESPGDPLAVLPCATPEELASGARRKIYLPKTKQMGEEEEATPESPGHVRSPTVSPRQSRKNPALLQSPALAPSPPAEQRSPTLTRKMATLEVPKLYEEPAGDSSGDHEAPEDAKPEAQPAESKKANNPFKAPQVIRKIRAEQFSDASGNLKLWCQFFNILSDSKLMWYKDEIPVAEAQRSAGDEGQAALAVVQASQKDCGVYRCVISNEYGTDSTDFLLSPEVLSGFILREEIEVGEEIEMTPMVFAKGLADAGYWGDKLFGRVVSEDVEVGAGFLRKACRARAIYGLEPIFESGRTCVIKVHNFIVFGTKNENSLIEKNYDITIQECKIQNSSREYCKIFAAEARAVPDFGAVPEIIPLYLIYRPANNIPYATMEEDLGGPCEQYCITETDGSLVARGTSEIVLKCCTFQHWVYQWTNGNILVTDMEGVGWKMTNVRIATNLKGYQGLKESCFPSLLEQFTAAHQCNRYCSILGLKTLEPAKPKGSKSPSMGRKSAQSSPQLQKKGLASPQGTRKAAVSPKSSRRAAETGEAPAASKPGSGESGRSGRTQ, from the exons GAGCACCTTCTGCGCAATCATTTCTCAGCTGACGGAGGAAACCCAGCCACTATTTGAAACCACTATCAAATCCCGTTCTGTGTCCGAGGACTCTGATGCTAAATTCACGTGCATAGTGACAG GATACCCGAAGCCGGAGGTGACGTGGTATAAGGATGATAAAGAGATGGACCGCTACTGTGGCTTACCCAAGTATGAGATATTCCGTCATGGAAATCGCCACACCCTGCAGCTGTATAA GTGCCGAGAAGAAGATGCAGGCATTTACCAGGCCTCAGCTAGAAATAACAAAGGCATCGTGTCCTGCTCTGGAGTGCTGGAAGTGGGAACCATGACGGAGTTCAAAATCCATCAGAAGTGGtttgaaaaaattaagagaaaagctgaagaaaagctgcGAGAAATAGAACAGGGCAAGAAAcgagggaaagaaaatgtggagGTGGAGAAGTTGCAGGGAATGAGCCCTGATCGGCTCCAGAGGAAGCGGAGGCTGGCCAGGGATCTGAATCTCCGGTCCGGAGCCTCTCCgtgggagaaggaggatgcAGCAAAAGTGCATGTCGCCGATTCTCTGTCCAGATTACATGAGGATATTGCTGAGCCAAAGGAGCAGCCGGTCAACGCAATGACGGGCTTTCCAAACAAACTAATAGCACCTTTGAAAGCAGAGGTGACCACCAATGGAGATGCCTCTTTGGAAAGTGTGGAGGAGAACGGGAGTGGCTTTCTTGCGTACATCTATGAGACAGTGGAGGACCTAGCGACTAAGCCGATGGTGAAAGACTCTGcggctaaaaagaaaaagaaggtggaGGCTCCTCCACCAGCAAAGCAGGAAGTTTCCAAGCGAGAAGAAAGTGGGCGAGACAGGGCCAACCCCTCTCCAAATCCAAGGTTTGCCCCTCCTGTCCCCTTACGCAAAAACGCACGTTTGAGGGTGGCAAATGATCAAGAAGTTGAAAACAGTCCAAAAATCAAAGAGCCCGGGAACGCTGTGAATCAGGACACTAAAATCAACGGTGACGTGCGCTTCTCTTTGAAAGAGATGTATTTTGATAAGCAAGTGAAGCCGACAGCTGGGAAGAAGGAGGCGGGAGCCAAGGAGGAGGCTGCGAGTgaggctgccctgcagcctgtggcagtcagcagacagacagacgaTGCTTTGTTGTCCTCAGAGGTGTCGGAAGCAGGACCTGTGCAGTCCAAGGGACAGAGAGGCCAGCACCAAGCACAGAAGTTGGAGGGAAACAAAGCCATCAGTCCAGAG GTTGTAGCAACAGTGGGACAGTCTGCTAGTGACGTAAAACATTCAGTGTCCAGTCCAACCATAGAGACCAGTCAGCAAGCCAATAAGTTAAAGGAACTCAGGAAAGAGACGCCTGTCTGCCAGGAGACCAGGGGGGCTGGGAAAAGGACAAATCCTCGGCTGAGGCCTCAGGAGCCACCAAAGCCACCAGCACCGTCTCCAGACCACGTGCAGTCCAGCAAGGAGCACCCTCCCTCTAGGAAGCAGGCAGAAGGACATTCCCGTGCTATTGAGGGCAGAGACACCCAACAAGGACGGTTAAATCAAGAGGGCAAAAGCCAAGGTGAGGAAGAACCATTGCTAAAGAAATCGAGTCCTCCGGAGCCTAGAGAAAACGCTCCTCTTGAGCAAATGACACATCAGGCAGCAGTTAAGGATGGGAAGAGCAAAGAGGCAGGAGCGGAGCTGTCCAGGAGCCATCGGGGTGCCGAGGCAGGAGGGAGCGGTGCAGCAGAGCCATCTCCTGGGCCTGCGCACAGGGAGGCGGGAAGGACACCTTTGGGACATCAAGAGACTGAAACATCAGCTCCTGCTTCAGTTCAGCTTGCCAAGGAAGAGCCgcttcctgctcctgcagcgGGGACATCGGTGGCCCAGGAGGCACGGCTTGCAGCTCATGACGCCCCAGGGATGGAGGCCACAGCAGGAGAGGCTTTGTCTggagcccagctgctgcctcctgcgAGCGGagaaacagagattaaaaaggCAGGTGGATCTACCCCGCAAGAGAAGTTTTCAGCCAGCACGTTAGGGGAGGAGAGTGCCAAACCAGTGCCTGTGGGACCTCAGGGGAAGCAAGGAGGAGGGCAAACGGCCACAGCAGCTCCGCCCCAGGAACCAGCAGCACCTTCAGGCACTTTTGAAGGAGGTGCTGAGGTTCAGCCACAAGTACCGCTGGTCCTGCCTAGCCCCGAGAGACCTCAGGAGATGTCTTTGGAGGAGAAGATGCAGCACAAAAACCTTGTTTCCTCCTTGAAGAActatctgctgctgcttttaaaaatgtcagataGCAGTAAGGATGCTGCGAAAGAAGACACTGACCCCAGGGACAAGGATGAGCCTGATGCAGAGGAACTCATGCTCCCAGAGATAGGCATTGCAGGCCTGAGCCCCCGCACTTCAAGGAGAGTTTTGGAAAAGGTACAAAACAATCAGCTCTTCCAGACAGCGGAGAACTTGCCTCTGACCCCCAGGACATCCAGGCGGATCACAGGCATGATTAACGAGGAATTCGTTACCAGCAAGGAGATGCTAGCTTGCAGGCCTGTGCCACCAAAGAGACGTACCCGGGTTGCTCCCGAGGCAGAGGGGCCACCCCAGCTCTCTGTGCCCTCCATCGTGGTGGGCAGCATGCCAGCAGCAGGAGTGGGGCAGCCTCCTAATAATATTTCCGATTTGCCTCCAGTGAGCCCTGAAACAGAGAGCCCTGGTGACCCTCTGGCAGTGCTACCTTGTGCAACGCCAGAGGAGCTTGCTTCTGGGGCCCGGCGCAAAATATACCTGCCAAAAACCAAGCAgatgggggaggaagaggaggcaacCCCAGAGAGCCCAGGGCACGTGAGAAGTCCTACCGTTTCGCCACGGCAATCCAGGAAGAACCCGGCCCTGTTGCAGTCGCCTGCCCTGGCTCCATCGCCTCCCGCAGAGCAGCGCTCGCCAACCCTCACAAGGAAGATGGCCACATTGGAGGTTCCGAAGCTGTATGAGGAGCCCGCAGGTGACAGCAGTGGTGACCACGAGGCCCCTGAAGATGCTAAGCCAGAAGCACAGCCAGCAGAATCCAAGAAAGCAAATAACCCATTTAAAG CTCCACAGGTGATTCGTAAGATCAGGGCAGAACAATTTTCCGATGCATCAGGAAACCTGAAACTTTGGTGCCAGTTCTTCAATATTTTGAGTGATTCTAAGCTGATGTGGTACAAGGACGAGATCCCTGTAGCAGAAGCCCAAAGGAG CGCTGGTGATGAGGGCCAGGCAGCCTTGGCTGTTGTGCAGGCATCCCAGAAGGACTGCGGGGTCTACCGGTGCGTGATCAGCAACGAGTACGGCACTGACTCCACCGATTTCCTGCTCAGCCCAGAAG TGCTGTCAGGATTTATCTTGCGGGAGGAGATTGAAG TTGGAGAGGAGATCGAGATGACGCCCATGGTGTTCGCGAAGGGTTTGGCTGACGCAGGCTACTGGGGGGATAAGCTCTTCGGGCGCGTGGTGAGCGAGGATGTGGAAGTGGGTGCTGGTTTCCTGCGCAAAGCCTGCCGTGCCAGAGCCATCTATGGCCTGGAGCCCATCTTTGAGTCTGGCCGCACCTGCGTCATCAAAGTGCACAATTTCATTGTCTTTGGGACCAAGAATGAGAACAGCCTCATCGAGAAGAACTATGATATCACCATCCAG GAATGTAAAATCCAGAACTCCAGCCGTGAGTACTGCAAGATCTTTGCTGCTGAGGCACGAGCCGTCCCTGATTTTGGAGCGGTGCCTGA GATAATTCCTCTGTACCTGATTTACCGACCGGCCAACAACATCCCTTACGCCACAATGGAGGAAGACCTGGGCGGGCCCTGCGAGCAGTACTGTATCACCGAGACAGATGGCAGCTTGGTGGCACGAGGCACCTCAGAGATTGTGCTCAAATGCTGCACCTTCCAGCACTGGGTCTACCAGTGGACAAATGGAAATATCCTCGTGACTGACATGGAAG GAGTGGGCTGGAAGATGACCAACGTGCGGATCGCTACCAACCTGAAAGG GTACCAGGGGCTGAAGGAAAgctgcttcccctccctgctggaGCAATTCACGGCGGCTCACCAGTGTAACCGTTACTGCAGCATCCTGGGCCTGAAGACACTGGAGCCAGCCAAGCCCAAGGGCTCCAAGAGCCCCTCCATGGGTAGGAAATCTGCCCAGTCCAGCCCCCAGCTCCAGAAGAAGGGGCTGGCAAGTCCCCAGGGTACCCGCAAGGCTGCCGTGAGCCCCAAGAGCTCCCGGAGAGCTGCAGAAACAGGGGAGGCCCCAGCAGCCTCCAAACCCGGGTCAGGAGAGAGTGGCAGGTCTGGCCGCACGCAGTAG
- the ALPK3 gene encoding alpha-protein kinase 3 isoform X1 has translation MPAVTDRAGSSGGGGGGRGSRSPAAAMGSPRRALAGLPGRGTDGVEGAEEAESAAWASRPDRRSYLLGIRPQNSLSSSRFSPSSLGRSTFCAIISQLTEETQPLFETTIKSRSVSEDSDAKFTCIVTGYPKPEVTWYKDDKEMDRYCGLPKYEIFRHGNRHTLQLYKCREEDAGIYQASARNNKGIVSCSGVLEVGTMTEFKIHQKWFEKIKRKAEEKLREIEQGKKRGKENVEVEKLQGMSPDRLQRKRRLARDLNLRSGASPWEKEDAAKVHVADSLSRLHEDIAEPKEQPVNAMTGFPNKLIAPLKAEVTTNGDASLESVEENGSGFLAYIYETVEDLATKPMVKDSAAKKKKKVEAPPPAKQEVSKREESGRDRANPSPNPRFAPPVPLRKNARLRVANDQEVENSPKIKEPGNAVNQDTKINGDVRFSLKEMYFDKQVKPTAGKKEAGAKEEAASEAALQPVAVSRQTDDALLSSEVSEAGPVQSKGQRGQHQAQKLEGNKAISPEVVATVGQSASDVKHSVSSPTIETSQQANKLKELRKETPVCQETRGAGKRTNPRLRPQEPPKPPAPSPDHVQSSKEHPPSRKQAEGHSRAIEGRDTQQGRLNQEGKSQGEEEPLLKKSSPPEPRENAPLEQMTHQAAVKDGKSKEAGAELSRSHRGAEAGGSGAAEPSPGPAHREAGRTPLGHQETETSAPASVQLAKEEPLPAPAAGTSVAQEARLAAHDAPGMEATAGEALSGAQLLPPASGETEIKKAGGSTPQEKFSASTLGEESAKPVPVGPQGKQGGGQTATAAPPQEPAAPSGTFEGGAEVQPQVPLVLPSPERPQEMSLEEKMQHKNLVSSLKNYLLLLLKMSDSSKDAAKEDTDPRDKDEPDAEELMLPEIGIAGLSPRTSRRVLEKVQNNQLFQTAENLPLTPRTSRRITGMINEEFVTSKEMLACRPVPPKRRTRVAPEAEGPPQLSVPSIVVGSMPAAGVGQPPNNISDLPPVSPETESPGDPLAVLPCATPEELASGARRKIYLPKTKQMGEEEEATPESPGHVRSPTVSPRQSRKNPALLQSPALAPSPPAEQRSPTLTRKMATLEVPKLYEEPAGDSSGDHEAPEDAKPEAQPAESKKANNPFKAPQVIRKIRAEQFSDASGNLKLWCQFFNILSDSKLMWYKDEIPVAEAQRSAGDEGQAALAVVQASQKDCGVYRCVISNEYGTDSTDFLLSPEVLSGFILREEIEVGEEIEMTPMVFAKGLADAGYWGDKLFGRVVSEDVEVGAGFLRKACRARAIYGLEPIFESGRTCVIKVHNFIVFGTKNENSLIEKNYDITIQECKIQNSSREYCKIFAAEARAVPDFGAVPEIIPLYLIYRPANNIPYATMEEDLGGPCEQYCITETDGSLVARGTSEIVLKCCTFQHWVYQWTNGNILVTDMEGVGWKMTNVRIATNLKGYQGLKESCFPSLLEQFTAAHQCNRYCSILGLKTLEPAKPKGSKSPSMGRKSAQSSPQLQKKGLASPQGTRKAAVSPKSSRRAAETGEAPAASKPGSGESGRSGRTQ, from the exons CTTATCAAGCAGCAGATTCTCTCCCTCCAGTTTAGGAAG GAGCACCTTCTGCGCAATCATTTCTCAGCTGACGGAGGAAACCCAGCCACTATTTGAAACCACTATCAAATCCCGTTCTGTGTCCGAGGACTCTGATGCTAAATTCACGTGCATAGTGACAG GATACCCGAAGCCGGAGGTGACGTGGTATAAGGATGATAAAGAGATGGACCGCTACTGTGGCTTACCCAAGTATGAGATATTCCGTCATGGAAATCGCCACACCCTGCAGCTGTATAA GTGCCGAGAAGAAGATGCAGGCATTTACCAGGCCTCAGCTAGAAATAACAAAGGCATCGTGTCCTGCTCTGGAGTGCTGGAAGTGGGAACCATGACGGAGTTCAAAATCCATCAGAAGTGGtttgaaaaaattaagagaaaagctgaagaaaagctgcGAGAAATAGAACAGGGCAAGAAAcgagggaaagaaaatgtggagGTGGAGAAGTTGCAGGGAATGAGCCCTGATCGGCTCCAGAGGAAGCGGAGGCTGGCCAGGGATCTGAATCTCCGGTCCGGAGCCTCTCCgtgggagaaggaggatgcAGCAAAAGTGCATGTCGCCGATTCTCTGTCCAGATTACATGAGGATATTGCTGAGCCAAAGGAGCAGCCGGTCAACGCAATGACGGGCTTTCCAAACAAACTAATAGCACCTTTGAAAGCAGAGGTGACCACCAATGGAGATGCCTCTTTGGAAAGTGTGGAGGAGAACGGGAGTGGCTTTCTTGCGTACATCTATGAGACAGTGGAGGACCTAGCGACTAAGCCGATGGTGAAAGACTCTGcggctaaaaagaaaaagaaggtggaGGCTCCTCCACCAGCAAAGCAGGAAGTTTCCAAGCGAGAAGAAAGTGGGCGAGACAGGGCCAACCCCTCTCCAAATCCAAGGTTTGCCCCTCCTGTCCCCTTACGCAAAAACGCACGTTTGAGGGTGGCAAATGATCAAGAAGTTGAAAACAGTCCAAAAATCAAAGAGCCCGGGAACGCTGTGAATCAGGACACTAAAATCAACGGTGACGTGCGCTTCTCTTTGAAAGAGATGTATTTTGATAAGCAAGTGAAGCCGACAGCTGGGAAGAAGGAGGCGGGAGCCAAGGAGGAGGCTGCGAGTgaggctgccctgcagcctgtggcagtcagcagacagacagacgaTGCTTTGTTGTCCTCAGAGGTGTCGGAAGCAGGACCTGTGCAGTCCAAGGGACAGAGAGGCCAGCACCAAGCACAGAAGTTGGAGGGAAACAAAGCCATCAGTCCAGAG GTTGTAGCAACAGTGGGACAGTCTGCTAGTGACGTAAAACATTCAGTGTCCAGTCCAACCATAGAGACCAGTCAGCAAGCCAATAAGTTAAAGGAACTCAGGAAAGAGACGCCTGTCTGCCAGGAGACCAGGGGGGCTGGGAAAAGGACAAATCCTCGGCTGAGGCCTCAGGAGCCACCAAAGCCACCAGCACCGTCTCCAGACCACGTGCAGTCCAGCAAGGAGCACCCTCCCTCTAGGAAGCAGGCAGAAGGACATTCCCGTGCTATTGAGGGCAGAGACACCCAACAAGGACGGTTAAATCAAGAGGGCAAAAGCCAAGGTGAGGAAGAACCATTGCTAAAGAAATCGAGTCCTCCGGAGCCTAGAGAAAACGCTCCTCTTGAGCAAATGACACATCAGGCAGCAGTTAAGGATGGGAAGAGCAAAGAGGCAGGAGCGGAGCTGTCCAGGAGCCATCGGGGTGCCGAGGCAGGAGGGAGCGGTGCAGCAGAGCCATCTCCTGGGCCTGCGCACAGGGAGGCGGGAAGGACACCTTTGGGACATCAAGAGACTGAAACATCAGCTCCTGCTTCAGTTCAGCTTGCCAAGGAAGAGCCgcttcctgctcctgcagcgGGGACATCGGTGGCCCAGGAGGCACGGCTTGCAGCTCATGACGCCCCAGGGATGGAGGCCACAGCAGGAGAGGCTTTGTCTggagcccagctgctgcctcctgcgAGCGGagaaacagagattaaaaaggCAGGTGGATCTACCCCGCAAGAGAAGTTTTCAGCCAGCACGTTAGGGGAGGAGAGTGCCAAACCAGTGCCTGTGGGACCTCAGGGGAAGCAAGGAGGAGGGCAAACGGCCACAGCAGCTCCGCCCCAGGAACCAGCAGCACCTTCAGGCACTTTTGAAGGAGGTGCTGAGGTTCAGCCACAAGTACCGCTGGTCCTGCCTAGCCCCGAGAGACCTCAGGAGATGTCTTTGGAGGAGAAGATGCAGCACAAAAACCTTGTTTCCTCCTTGAAGAActatctgctgctgcttttaaaaatgtcagataGCAGTAAGGATGCTGCGAAAGAAGACACTGACCCCAGGGACAAGGATGAGCCTGATGCAGAGGAACTCATGCTCCCAGAGATAGGCATTGCAGGCCTGAGCCCCCGCACTTCAAGGAGAGTTTTGGAAAAGGTACAAAACAATCAGCTCTTCCAGACAGCGGAGAACTTGCCTCTGACCCCCAGGACATCCAGGCGGATCACAGGCATGATTAACGAGGAATTCGTTACCAGCAAGGAGATGCTAGCTTGCAGGCCTGTGCCACCAAAGAGACGTACCCGGGTTGCTCCCGAGGCAGAGGGGCCACCCCAGCTCTCTGTGCCCTCCATCGTGGTGGGCAGCATGCCAGCAGCAGGAGTGGGGCAGCCTCCTAATAATATTTCCGATTTGCCTCCAGTGAGCCCTGAAACAGAGAGCCCTGGTGACCCTCTGGCAGTGCTACCTTGTGCAACGCCAGAGGAGCTTGCTTCTGGGGCCCGGCGCAAAATATACCTGCCAAAAACCAAGCAgatgggggaggaagaggaggcaacCCCAGAGAGCCCAGGGCACGTGAGAAGTCCTACCGTTTCGCCACGGCAATCCAGGAAGAACCCGGCCCTGTTGCAGTCGCCTGCCCTGGCTCCATCGCCTCCCGCAGAGCAGCGCTCGCCAACCCTCACAAGGAAGATGGCCACATTGGAGGTTCCGAAGCTGTATGAGGAGCCCGCAGGTGACAGCAGTGGTGACCACGAGGCCCCTGAAGATGCTAAGCCAGAAGCACAGCCAGCAGAATCCAAGAAAGCAAATAACCCATTTAAAG CTCCACAGGTGATTCGTAAGATCAGGGCAGAACAATTTTCCGATGCATCAGGAAACCTGAAACTTTGGTGCCAGTTCTTCAATATTTTGAGTGATTCTAAGCTGATGTGGTACAAGGACGAGATCCCTGTAGCAGAAGCCCAAAGGAG CGCTGGTGATGAGGGCCAGGCAGCCTTGGCTGTTGTGCAGGCATCCCAGAAGGACTGCGGGGTCTACCGGTGCGTGATCAGCAACGAGTACGGCACTGACTCCACCGATTTCCTGCTCAGCCCAGAAG TGCTGTCAGGATTTATCTTGCGGGAGGAGATTGAAG TTGGAGAGGAGATCGAGATGACGCCCATGGTGTTCGCGAAGGGTTTGGCTGACGCAGGCTACTGGGGGGATAAGCTCTTCGGGCGCGTGGTGAGCGAGGATGTGGAAGTGGGTGCTGGTTTCCTGCGCAAAGCCTGCCGTGCCAGAGCCATCTATGGCCTGGAGCCCATCTTTGAGTCTGGCCGCACCTGCGTCATCAAAGTGCACAATTTCATTGTCTTTGGGACCAAGAATGAGAACAGCCTCATCGAGAAGAACTATGATATCACCATCCAG GAATGTAAAATCCAGAACTCCAGCCGTGAGTACTGCAAGATCTTTGCTGCTGAGGCACGAGCCGTCCCTGATTTTGGAGCGGTGCCTGA GATAATTCCTCTGTACCTGATTTACCGACCGGCCAACAACATCCCTTACGCCACAATGGAGGAAGACCTGGGCGGGCCCTGCGAGCAGTACTGTATCACCGAGACAGATGGCAGCTTGGTGGCACGAGGCACCTCAGAGATTGTGCTCAAATGCTGCACCTTCCAGCACTGGGTCTACCAGTGGACAAATGGAAATATCCTCGTGACTGACATGGAAG GAGTGGGCTGGAAGATGACCAACGTGCGGATCGCTACCAACCTGAAAGG GTACCAGGGGCTGAAGGAAAgctgcttcccctccctgctggaGCAATTCACGGCGGCTCACCAGTGTAACCGTTACTGCAGCATCCTGGGCCTGAAGACACTGGAGCCAGCCAAGCCCAAGGGCTCCAAGAGCCCCTCCATGGGTAGGAAATCTGCCCAGTCCAGCCCCCAGCTCCAGAAGAAGGGGCTGGCAAGTCCCCAGGGTACCCGCAAGGCTGCCGTGAGCCCCAAGAGCTCCCGGAGAGCTGCAGAAACAGGGGAGGCCCCAGCAGCCTCCAAACCCGGGTCAGGAGAGAGTGGCAGGTCTGGCCGCACGCAGTAG